One Nitrospina watsonii DNA segment encodes these proteins:
- a CDS encoding type II toxin-antitoxin system mRNA interferase toxin, RelE/StbE family, producing the protein MWDIYEHRKATRQLDALPLDVLKRYEKWKDVVAFSGPLGLRRIKGFRDEALAGNWKGHRSSRLNKQYRVIYKIEANLVKVLVMSVTPHDYRRSK; encoded by the coding sequence ATGTGGGACATCTACGAGCACAGAAAGGCGACGAGGCAGTTGGATGCACTGCCGCTGGATGTCCTGAAGCGGTACGAAAAATGGAAAGACGTCGTGGCCTTCAGCGGTCCTCTGGGTTTGCGGCGCATTAAAGGGTTTCGGGATGAGGCCCTTGCCGGTAACTGGAAAGGCCATCGTTCTTCCCGGCTGAACAAACAGTACCGCGTGATTTACAAAATTGAGGCGAATCTGGTGAAAGTCCTGGTCATGAGTGTCACGCCGCACGATTACCGGAGGTCGAAATGA
- a CDS encoding helix-turn-helix domain-containing protein → MKDFKKAKKRAEVTVGESVRIVRELQEMSQNDLAQATGIAQSTLSAIENDRVKLGVERAKMLARALKCHPAVLVFPGWDIDRESAA, encoded by the coding sequence ATGAAGGATTTCAAAAAAGCCAAAAAGCGCGCCGAGGTGACAGTGGGCGAGTCCGTGCGCATCGTCCGCGAACTGCAGGAGATGAGCCAGAACGATCTGGCCCAGGCGACGGGCATTGCGCAGTCCACCCTTTCCGCCATCGAGAACGACCGCGTGAAGCTGGGCGTCGAGCGCGCCAAAATGCTGGCCCGCGCACTCAAGTGCCACCCGGCGGTGCTGGTCTTCCCCGGCTGGGACATCGACCGCGAATCCGCCGCGTGA
- a CDS encoding zinc-dependent alcohol dehydrogenase family protein, whose product MKAYRVHEYGESAQFVEDEVARPAVQPGHVLIETKATSLNPVDHKILTADLGINPELPAILHMDVAGVVVEVGAGVDDFQVGDEVYGCAGGLKGQAGNLNGALADFMLADANLIAKKPTTLGFAESAALPLVCITAWEGLFDRAKISQEDTLLVHAGVGGVGHIAIQLAKTRGLRVATTVSTQDKADIAKDLGADDVIFYRDENVPDYVQRLTGGKGFDVIFDTVGGDTLDKSLEAAAARGRVISIVGQSTHDLTNMHVKGLSLHLEFMLLPMITGERRADHGHILSVVARLADSGKLKPLLHEKRFRYAEANAAHALFASNQHTGKIVLENL is encoded by the coding sequence ATGAAAGCCTACCGAGTGCATGAGTACGGGGAGTCCGCACAATTTGTCGAGGACGAGGTCGCCAGACCCGCCGTTCAGCCGGGTCATGTGCTGATCGAAACCAAAGCCACCAGCCTCAACCCGGTCGATCACAAAATCCTGACCGCCGACCTGGGTATCAATCCCGAACTGCCCGCCATCCTGCATATGGACGTGGCGGGCGTCGTCGTCGAAGTGGGTGCCGGGGTCGATGATTTCCAAGTGGGCGACGAGGTGTATGGCTGCGCCGGAGGGTTGAAGGGACAGGCGGGAAACCTGAACGGGGCGCTCGCCGATTTCATGCTGGCGGACGCCAACCTGATCGCCAAAAAACCCACCACCCTGGGCTTTGCGGAATCCGCCGCCCTGCCACTGGTCTGCATCACCGCGTGGGAGGGACTGTTCGACCGCGCCAAAATTTCTCAGGAAGACACCCTGCTGGTGCATGCGGGAGTGGGTGGGGTCGGGCACATCGCCATTCAACTCGCCAAAACGCGCGGACTGCGCGTGGCCACCACCGTTTCCACCCAAGACAAAGCCGACATCGCCAAAGATCTCGGCGCGGATGACGTCATTTTTTACCGCGATGAAAACGTGCCGGATTACGTACAACGCCTGACCGGCGGCAAAGGCTTTGATGTGATCTTTGATACCGTCGGGGGAGACACCCTCGACAAATCGCTGGAAGCCGCCGCCGCGCGCGGCCGCGTCATCTCGATCGTCGGCCAGAGCACGCACGATTTGACGAACATGCACGTCAAAGGATTGTCCCTGCATCTGGAATTCATGCTCCTGCCGATGATCACGGGTGAGCGCCGCGCCGACCACGGTCACATCCTGAGCGTCGTCGCCCGGCTGGCCGATTCGGGAAAACTGAAACCCCTCCTCCACGAAAAACGGTTTCGCTATGCCGAGGCGAACGCCGCGCACGCCCTGTTCGCCAGCAACCAGCACACCGGAAAAATCGTGCTGGAGAATTTATAA
- the dnaX gene encoding DNA polymerase III subunit gamma/tau: MEYQVSARKWRPQKFSELIGQEHIVRTLKNAIELDRIAHAYLFSGTRGVGKTTTARLLAKALNCEQGPTPEPCDTCTHCIEIREGNSLDVLEIDGASNNGVAEVRDLIENVQYSTSSCRFKVYIIDEVHMLSRSAFNALLKTLEEPPPQVIFLFATTELIKIPETILSRCQCFEFKPLNHAQICAQLEVICQKENINIDEKSLEEIATNGAGSMRDAQSLLDQVIAFAGREVDHASVESVLGIVGQGILEPFMDRVIAGDAAALLGLVQDVAERGKDLSLFCRDLIEYVRNLMFVKVSAKPETLVSTRTCDIETLKTQAGNVSTDQLQQMFTVLSRAEMDMKRGSLPRLIFEMAVLRLTDVRPYQDIDQLIQKINAAGGAAPVPSSAGAAVASPAPAPARAAEPNTASPAQSVTAPSASVPSGAEWEQIRALASEKKRSLGTFLDNCTVQALTADSIHLRFPDPYTLGLVEKEENLSVIREAVETVCGHAGIQIKLDIEKPGEGNGDGAPSESAAPGKTAAAQKKTVKKYDKKGSPSEEEILKDALDIFGGVVIR; encoded by the coding sequence ATGGAATACCAGGTCTCGGCACGCAAATGGCGTCCCCAGAAATTTTCAGAGCTGATCGGACAGGAGCATATTGTCCGCACCCTGAAAAATGCCATCGAGCTGGACCGCATCGCCCACGCCTATCTGTTTTCCGGCACGCGCGGCGTCGGCAAAACCACCACCGCGCGTCTGCTGGCAAAAGCGCTCAACTGCGAACAAGGTCCCACGCCCGAACCCTGCGACACCTGCACGCATTGCATTGAAATCCGTGAAGGCAACAGCCTCGACGTGCTGGAGATCGACGGCGCGTCCAACAACGGCGTCGCCGAAGTGCGCGACCTCATCGAGAACGTGCAGTACAGCACCTCGTCGTGCCGCTTCAAGGTGTACATCATCGACGAAGTGCACATGCTGAGCCGCAGCGCCTTCAACGCCCTGCTCAAAACGCTGGAGGAACCGCCGCCGCAGGTCATCTTCCTGTTCGCCACCACCGAGCTCATCAAGATTCCGGAAACCATCCTGTCGCGCTGCCAGTGCTTCGAGTTCAAGCCGCTCAACCATGCGCAGATCTGCGCCCAGCTCGAGGTCATCTGCCAAAAAGAAAACATCAACATCGACGAGAAGAGTCTGGAAGAGATCGCCACCAACGGCGCGGGCAGCATGCGCGACGCGCAGAGCCTGCTCGACCAGGTGATCGCCTTCGCCGGACGCGAAGTGGACCACGCCTCCGTCGAGTCGGTGCTGGGCATTGTCGGCCAGGGCATCCTCGAACCGTTCATGGATCGGGTGATCGCAGGCGATGCCGCGGCCCTGCTCGGACTCGTGCAGGACGTCGCCGAGCGCGGCAAGGACCTGAGTCTGTTCTGCCGCGACCTCATCGAGTACGTACGCAACCTCATGTTCGTCAAAGTGTCGGCGAAACCGGAAACGCTGGTCAGCACCCGCACCTGCGACATCGAGACGTTGAAAACGCAGGCGGGGAATGTGAGCACCGATCAGCTGCAGCAGATGTTCACGGTGCTGTCGCGTGCGGAGATGGACATGAAACGCGGTTCGCTGCCGCGCCTGATTTTCGAGATGGCGGTGCTGCGATTGACCGACGTGCGCCCGTACCAGGACATCGACCAACTGATCCAGAAGATCAACGCCGCAGGCGGCGCCGCACCCGTTCCGTCCTCGGCTGGAGCCGCCGTGGCATCGCCTGCACCCGCTCCGGCAAGGGCGGCTGAACCCAACACGGCTTCGCCTGCCCAGTCCGTGACTGCACCGTCCGCGAGCGTGCCCAGTGGTGCGGAATGGGAACAGATCCGCGCCCTTGCCAGCGAAAAGAAACGGTCGCTCGGCACCTTCCTCGACAACTGCACCGTGCAGGCGTTGACGGCGGACAGCATCCATCTGCGCTTTCCCGATCCCTACACACTGGGTCTCGTCGAAAAAGAAGAAAACCTGTCGGTCATCCGGGAAGCGGTGGAAACGGTGTGCGGTCACGCCGGCATCCAGATCAAGCTCGATATCGAGAAGCCCGGCGAGGGCAACGGCGACGGCGCTCCGTCCGAGTCTGCGGCCCCCGGCAAGACGGCCGCCGCTCAAAAAAAAACGGTAAAAAAATACGATAAAAAAGGCAGTCCGTCGGAAGAAGAAATTTTAAAGGACGCGCTCGATATCTTCGGCGGCGTGGTCATTCGTTAA
- a CDS encoding YbaB/EbfC family nucleoid-associated protein yields MFGKFGDLMKNAQALQGKMAEMQVELAGKTVEASAGGGMVKIVANGNNEILSVHIDEELINMQDRAILEDLVTGAINEVHRKVQALSQEEMGKLTGGLNIPGLFPPPQA; encoded by the coding sequence ATGTTCGGCAAATTCGGCGACCTCATGAAAAACGCGCAGGCGCTGCAGGGCAAGATGGCGGAAATGCAGGTCGAGCTGGCGGGCAAGACCGTCGAAGCCTCCGCCGGCGGTGGCATGGTCAAGATCGTCGCCAACGGCAACAACGAAATCCTGTCGGTGCACATCGACGAAGAACTGATCAACATGCAGGACCGCGCCATCCTCGAAGACCTCGTCACCGGCGCCATCAACGAAGTCCACCGCAAAGTGCAGGCCCTGTCGCAGGAAGAGATGGGAAAACTCACCGGCGGCCTCAACATCCCCGGCCTGTTCCCACCCCCGCAAGCATGA
- the recR gene encoding recombination mediator RecR produces MKRPAPVTELIEELKRLPGIGQKTAERLSFYLMRGTREQAEKLSRAVVNIKEKIVLCKNCHGISDKEQCDICSDSRRDHNLICVVEEPYDVYVMENIGDFKGEYHVLMGVISPLDGIGPADLTIGELKTKAETRELKEIILATNPDMEGESTAVFIARMMKPFNVPVTRIARGLPVGGDIEYADPVTLSKSLEGRTEMKFSD; encoded by the coding sequence ATGAAGCGTCCCGCACCCGTCACCGAACTCATCGAAGAGCTCAAGCGCCTGCCCGGCATCGGTCAGAAGACCGCCGAGCGCCTGTCGTTCTACCTCATGCGCGGCACCCGCGAGCAGGCGGAGAAGCTGTCGCGCGCCGTCGTCAACATCAAAGAGAAAATCGTGCTGTGCAAAAACTGCCACGGCATCAGCGACAAAGAACAGTGCGACATCTGCTCCGACAGCCGCCGCGACCACAACCTCATCTGCGTCGTCGAAGAACCGTACGATGTGTACGTGATGGAAAACATCGGCGACTTCAAAGGCGAGTACCACGTGCTGATGGGCGTCATCTCGCCGCTCGACGGCATCGGCCCGGCGGACCTCACCATCGGTGAACTCAAAACGAAAGCCGAAACGCGTGAGTTGAAAGAGATCATCCTCGCTACCAACCCGGACATGGAAGGCGAAAGCACCGCCGTGTTCATCGCCCGCATGATGAAGCCGTTCAACGTGCCCGTCACCCGCATTGCGCGCGGCCTGCCGGTGGGCGGCGACATTGAGTACGCCGACCCCGTCACCCTCTCCAAATCCCTGGAAGGCCGCACCGAGATGAAGTTTTCCGATTAG
- the vapC gene encoding type II toxin-antitoxin system VapC family toxin produces MILVDTSVWVDFLKGADSRERRALRRLIEEEADLALTGIILTETLQGIREDKDFNKVKESLLAFPLCQPKDFETYLKAAQIYRDCRKQGKTVRKTVDCLIAAICLEHDLILFHKDRNFDHIADCTELKVL; encoded by the coding sequence ATGATTCTGGTGGACACCAGCGTCTGGGTGGATTTTCTGAAAGGTGCGGATTCCCGGGAGCGGCGCGCCCTGCGCCGGCTCATTGAGGAAGAAGCGGATCTTGCCCTAACGGGTATCATCTTGACAGAAACCCTGCAGGGTATCCGGGAGGACAAGGACTTTAATAAAGTAAAAGAATCCCTGCTTGCATTCCCCCTTTGCCAGCCAAAGGACTTCGAAACCTACCTGAAAGCGGCGCAGATTTACCGGGACTGCCGCAAGCAGGGCAAGACGGTGAGGAAGACCGTCGATTGCCTCATCGCCGCCATCTGCCTGGAACACGATCTCATCCTGTTTCACAAGGACCGCAACTTCGACCACATCGCTGACTGCACGGAATTGAAAGTGCTGTAG
- a CDS encoding type II toxin-antitoxin system VapB family antitoxin, producing MLRTNIELDEKLVKEAMRLTRKKTKKELVNYALEELITRRKRKKLLDLEGKVKWTGKLDEMRKGRT from the coding sequence ATGTTACGCACCAATATCGAACTCGACGAAAAACTGGTGAAGGAAGCCATGCGGCTGACCCGCAAGAAAACGAAAAAGGAACTGGTGAATTACGCCCTGGAAGAACTCATCACCCGGCGCAAACGGAAAAAACTGCTCGACCTCGAAGGGAAAGTGAAATGGACCGGAAAGCTGGATGAGATGCGGAAAGGACGCACATGA
- the ycaC gene encoding isochorismate family cysteine hydrolase YcaC: protein MTKPYIRLDKNDAAVLLVDHQAGLLSLVRDLDPDTFKNNILALADLAKYFNLPTILTTSFEDGPNGPLMAELKETFPSAPYIARPGQINAWDNEEFVKAVKATGKKQLIVAGIVTEVCVAFPALSAIEEGFEVFVVTDASGTFNEFTRYSAWDRMSAAGAQMMSWFGVACELHRDWRNDIEGLGQLFANHIPDYRNLINSYMTMKPVK from the coding sequence ATGACCAAACCTTACATTCGGCTGGACAAAAACGACGCCGCAGTCCTGCTGGTCGATCACCAGGCGGGCCTTTTATCACTGGTGCGGGACCTGGACCCAGATACATTTAAGAATAATATTCTGGCTCTGGCTGATCTGGCAAAATACTTCAATTTGCCGACGATCCTGACGACCAGTTTTGAGGACGGTCCGAACGGGCCACTGATGGCAGAGCTTAAAGAAACCTTCCCTTCCGCGCCTTACATCGCCCGCCCCGGTCAGATCAACGCCTGGGATAATGAGGAGTTTGTGAAAGCTGTCAAAGCCACAGGTAAAAAACAATTGATCGTGGCCGGTATTGTAACGGAAGTATGCGTCGCGTTTCCTGCGCTGTCGGCGATAGAGGAAGGCTTCGAAGTATTCGTCGTGACGGACGCTTCCGGAACCTTCAACGAATTCACGCGATATTCGGCGTGGGATCGAATGTCCGCCGCAGGGGCCCAGATGATGTCCTGGTTCGGCGTTGCCTGCGAGTTGCATCGTGACTGGCGAAACGATATCGAGGGATTGGGCCAACTGTTCGCAAATCATATCCCCGACTACCGTAACCTGATCAACAGCTACATGACCATGAAACCCGTCAAATAA
- a CDS encoding ketopantoate reductase family protein has protein sequence MKILIYGAGAVGLGIASCLMKTGHRVDLVGRAQTVEALCRNGLTRSGLFGEVHAPPSAFGAVASVTDLDETAYDFILVCTKSFDTASAAQDLASVAFIKDARTPLVLCQNGWGNAEIFAQHFPEERVKNARVITGFTRPAPHHVDITVHADTVHVGSLFQDAVSDLKPLSEAIDGGGLPSAVTKTVGRDLWAKMLYNCMLNGLSTLFDVPYGLLGESPDTRRLMDAIAREVFAVMQAAGYRTHWESADGYLDTFYKKQLPATYRHIPSMLQDLRAGKRTEIDALNGAVMKLGEQHGMPVPHNTQVYHLIRFAEARRELKTEKM, from the coding sequence ATGAAGATTCTGATCTATGGAGCCGGGGCGGTGGGGCTCGGGATCGCGTCCTGCCTGATGAAGACGGGGCATCGGGTCGATCTCGTCGGTCGCGCGCAAACGGTGGAGGCGCTCTGCCGGAATGGACTCACGCGCAGCGGACTGTTCGGCGAAGTCCACGCACCGCCGTCCGCCTTCGGCGCGGTGGCGTCGGTGACCGATCTCGATGAAACCGCTTACGATTTCATCCTCGTCTGCACCAAGTCGTTCGACACCGCATCGGCAGCGCAGGACCTTGCATCGGTTGCGTTCATAAAAGATGCCCGCACCCCGCTCGTGCTGTGCCAGAACGGCTGGGGCAATGCCGAGATCTTCGCACAACACTTTCCTGAAGAGCGCGTGAAGAACGCGCGCGTCATCACCGGCTTCACCCGGCCCGCGCCGCATCATGTCGATATCACCGTGCACGCCGACACCGTCCATGTGGGATCGTTGTTCCAGGATGCAGTGAGCGATTTGAAACCGTTGAGTGAAGCCATCGACGGCGGCGGCCTGCCTTCGGCGGTGACCAAGACGGTGGGACGCGACCTGTGGGCGAAGATGCTGTACAACTGCATGCTGAACGGATTGAGCACGCTGTTCGACGTGCCGTACGGCCTGCTTGGCGAATCGCCCGACACCAGGCGGCTGATGGACGCCATCGCGCGCGAGGTGTTCGCCGTCATGCAGGCGGCGGGGTACCGCACGCACTGGGAGTCGGCGGACGGCTACCTCGACACCTTTTACAAAAAGCAACTGCCCGCGACCTACCGTCACATTCCTTCCATGTTGCAGGACCTGCGCGCCGGCAAGCGCACCGAGATCGACGCCTTGAACGGCGCGGTCATGAAGCTGGGCGAGCAGCACGGCATGCCGGTGCCGCACAACACGCAGGTGTACCACCTCATCCGCTTCGCGGAAGCCAGGCGGGAGCTAAAAACAGAAAAAATGTAG
- a CDS encoding thermonuclease family protein, with translation MNFIKLAICFGLMSAALGAPEQTLVGKAVRVLSGDTFALEVEGKLYKVRLEEVDAPEASQPFGKQAFDYLQELILHRALRVDVAFVDTYGRHVGRVVLAGGRVVNDEVIANGYGWHYRATPDPDKRLTELERYAFAHSLGLWMQVEPVPPWEHRREKTLPEAPRVAAEMDYDRVLHYGIVGDPQSRTYQWPACGGYTRAARIKKPVIFQTRQQAQEMGYRPAAGCPS, from the coding sequence ATGAATTTTATAAAACTCGCCATTTGTTTTGGGTTGATGAGCGCCGCATTGGGCGCTCCCGAGCAGACCCTCGTGGGCAAGGCGGTGCGCGTATTGTCCGGCGACACCTTCGCGCTTGAGGTTGAGGGCAAACTGTACAAGGTGCGGCTGGAAGAAGTGGATGCGCCGGAAGCCAGCCAGCCGTTTGGCAAGCAGGCCTTCGATTATCTGCAAGAGCTGATCCTGCACCGTGCCCTGCGCGTCGATGTCGCGTTTGTGGACACATACGGCCGGCATGTGGGCCGCGTCGTGCTGGCGGGCGGCCGGGTGGTCAATGACGAAGTCATCGCCAACGGCTACGGCTGGCATTACCGCGCCACGCCGGACCCCGACAAGCGGCTGACGGAACTGGAGCGCTACGCCTTCGCCCACAGCCTGGGGCTGTGGATGCAGGTGGAGCCGGTGCCGCCGTGGGAGCACCGCCGGGAGAAGACCCTCCCCGAAGCGCCGCGCGTGGCGGCGGAAATGGATTACGACCGCGTTCTGCATTACGGGATTGTAGGCGATCCCCAAAGCCGCACCTACCAGTGGCCCGCCTGCGGGGGTTACACCCGCGCCGCGCGCATCAAAAAGCCGGTCATTTTCCAGACCCGCCAGCAGGCCCAGGAGATGGGCTACCGGCCCGCCGCTGGGTGTCCTTCCTGA
- the trhP gene encoding prephenate-dependent tRNA uridine(34) hydroxylase TrhP, which translates to MNNADEKQNAAQSEAVSSPGTRVPELLAPAGSPEKLDYALAYGADAVYAGIPRFSLRARENPFKDATLKDAIERTHQMGRKIYITANILPPNRKIDSFKQSLAFYAEAQPDAFIMADPGMIRFARREFPHVPVHLSVQTNTINYESVQFWLDEGVSRIILSRELSLPEIAEIHEKVPGMELESFVHGAICIAYSGRCLLSNYFNHRDANQGTCTNSCRWEYNVHQQPHESAPVQSTHQPEILNGEYFLEERERPGELMPIDEDEHGTYIMNSKDLRAIEYLKPIHDAGVCSFKIEGRTKTIYYLSMVVRSYRRAIDDLVRGNKFDPALIDEINKTANRGFTSAFLVPRADHQTERFDSAQENDLPQVFAGQVKDTRPGWMEVEVKNRIEVGDRIEYISPTRQEHFTLQAMENTKGESINVAHGGAGKVWIATDQSVEPYALLSRVVASQPAASSL; encoded by the coding sequence ATGAACAACGCTGACGAAAAACAGAATGCGGCCCAGAGCGAAGCCGTTTCCTCCCCCGGTACGCGGGTGCCGGAGTTGCTGGCCCCGGCAGGCAGCCCGGAGAAGCTCGATTACGCCCTGGCCTACGGCGCCGATGCGGTGTACGCGGGCATCCCGCGCTTTTCCCTGCGCGCCCGCGAGAATCCGTTCAAGGACGCGACGCTGAAAGACGCCATCGAGCGCACGCACCAGATGGGGCGGAAGATTTACATCACCGCCAACATCCTGCCGCCCAATCGCAAGATCGATTCGTTCAAGCAGTCGCTGGCGTTTTACGCGGAGGCGCAACCCGACGCCTTCATCATGGCCGATCCGGGGATGATCCGGTTCGCCCGCCGCGAGTTCCCGCATGTGCCGGTTCATTTGTCGGTGCAGACCAACACCATCAATTACGAGTCGGTGCAGTTCTGGCTCGACGAAGGCGTGAGCCGTATCATCCTGTCGCGCGAGTTGTCTTTGCCGGAGATCGCCGAGATCCACGAGAAGGTGCCGGGGATGGAGCTGGAGTCGTTCGTGCACGGAGCAATTTGTATCGCCTATTCGGGCCGGTGCCTGCTGTCGAATTATTTCAATCATCGCGACGCCAACCAGGGCACCTGCACCAACAGTTGCCGCTGGGAGTACAACGTGCACCAGCAGCCGCACGAGTCGGCCCCGGTGCAGAGCACGCACCAGCCGGAAATTCTGAACGGCGAGTATTTTCTGGAAGAGCGCGAGCGGCCGGGCGAGCTGATGCCCATTGACGAAGACGAGCACGGCACCTACATCATGAATTCGAAGGACCTGCGCGCCATCGAGTACCTGAAACCGATTCATGACGCGGGCGTGTGTTCGTTCAAGATCGAGGGCCGCACCAAAACGATTTATTATTTATCGATGGTGGTGCGCAGTTACCGCCGCGCCATCGACGACCTCGTGCGCGGCAACAAATTCGATCCCGCGCTCATCGACGAGATCAACAAGACCGCCAACCGCGGCTTCACGTCGGCGTTCCTGGTGCCGCGCGCCGATCACCAGACCGAGCGTTTCGATTCGGCGCAGGAAAACGACCTGCCGCAGGTGTTCGCCGGTCAGGTCAAGGACACGCGTCCCGGCTGGATGGAAGTGGAAGTGAAGAACCGGATTGAGGTGGGCGATCGCATTGAGTACATCTCGCCGACCCGGCAGGAACATTTTACCTTGCAGGCGATGGAGAACACGAAGGGCGAATCCATCAACGTCGCGCACGGCGGAGCGGGCAAGGTATGGATCGCCACCGATCAGAGCGTCGAGCCCTACGCCCTGCTCAGCCGCGTGGTGGCGTCCCAGCCCGCAGCCTCCAGCCTCTAA
- the hpnH gene encoding adenosyl-hopene transferase HpnH — MAIPIRQAMKVGFYLFKQKLLGKKKYPLVLMLEPLYRCNLECTGCGKIQKPNDILKQYLSVEQSLNAAKECGAPIVSIAGGEPLIHPHIVEIVEGLVDQGRYVYLCTNAILLEKYLDRLPKSPLLTLSIHLDGMKEHHDHICMEEGVYDKAMDAIRSAKKKGFRVTTNTTFFDGVSVEYAEEFLDHIKPLGVDGMTVSSAFQYPDAPDQLHFPGRQKTMAFFGDLLKRNQDGRWNFNHSPFYLDFLQGKRDYDCTPWGNPCYSVLGWQRPCYLLDEGYAKSFRELMNDTDWDQYGHRNHEKCRDCTAHCGYEATAVEDSTRGLRNMVYSAKAVFQ; from the coding sequence ATGGCCATTCCAATTCGACAAGCGATGAAAGTAGGATTTTACCTGTTCAAGCAAAAGCTGCTCGGTAAAAAGAAATATCCATTGGTATTGATGCTTGAACCGTTGTACCGGTGCAACCTCGAATGTACGGGGTGCGGCAAAATTCAAAAACCCAACGACATTCTCAAACAATACCTGAGCGTGGAGCAGTCGCTGAATGCCGCCAAGGAATGCGGCGCGCCGATCGTTTCCATCGCCGGCGGCGAACCGCTGATTCATCCGCACATCGTGGAAATCGTTGAGGGGCTTGTCGATCAGGGGCGTTACGTGTACTTGTGCACCAACGCCATCCTGCTGGAAAAATATCTCGATCGCCTGCCGAAATCGCCGCTCCTCACGCTGTCGATCCACCTCGACGGCATGAAGGAACACCACGATCACATCTGCATGGAAGAGGGCGTGTACGACAAGGCGATGGACGCCATCCGCTCCGCCAAGAAGAAAGGCTTCCGCGTCACCACCAACACCACCTTCTTCGATGGGGTCTCGGTGGAATACGCCGAGGAGTTTCTGGACCACATCAAACCGCTGGGTGTGGACGGCATGACGGTTTCGTCTGCGTTCCAGTACCCGGATGCGCCGGACCAGCTGCATTTTCCCGGCCGGCAAAAGACGATGGCGTTTTTTGGCGACTTGCTGAAGCGCAACCAGGACGGTCGCTGGAATTTCAACCACTCCCCGTTCTACCTGGACTTTCTACAGGGCAAGCGCGATTACGACTGCACGCCGTGGGGCAATCCCTGTTACTCCGTGCTCGGCTGGCAGCGTCCCTGCTACCTGCTCGACGAAGGCTACGCCAAGAGTTTCCGCGAATTGATGAATGACACGGACTGGGACCAGTACGGTCACCGCAACCACGAGAAGTGCCGCGACTGCACCGCACACTGCGGCTACGAGGCCACGGCGGTGGAGGACTCGACGCGCGGCCTGCGCAACATGGTGTATTCCGCCAAAGCCGTCTTCCAATAG
- a CDS encoding tetratricopeptide repeat protein, translated as MGWHTAIALVLCILFVGCATTTTTPREKLDARKRYNDAQKYNTLNMRDKYYQELIDIIKQVPDDPFYRVALGAAHFRDRHYKRAEKSFLRAVELDPEYMKAYQYLGRLYMEVQQWDRAIVYIKKSLEAQKLLNAQQLYNWLAFSYYQNKQYNEAERTWQRALDIKDNEEIRVNLALAYRKAEQNELAYKSLLKAVELNPKSARAHYELGQLLFDEGDYLRARPHLQEVINLQPLSENARTAKTMLDRMKISTE; from the coding sequence GTGGGATGGCATACCGCGATTGCCTTGGTGTTGTGTATTTTGTTCGTCGGCTGTGCCACCACCACGACCACGCCGCGTGAAAAACTGGATGCGCGCAAGCGGTACAACGATGCCCAAAAGTACAACACCCTCAACATGCGGGACAAGTATTACCAGGAACTGATCGATATCATCAAGCAGGTTCCGGACGACCCGTTTTACCGGGTGGCGCTGGGGGCGGCGCATTTTCGTGACCGCCATTACAAGCGGGCGGAGAAATCGTTTTTGCGCGCCGTCGAGTTGGATCCGGAATACATGAAGGCGTACCAGTACCTGGGCCGCCTTTACATGGAAGTGCAGCAATGGGATCGAGCGATCGTTTACATCAAAAAATCCCTGGAAGCGCAAAAGCTGCTGAACGCGCAACAGCTCTACAACTGGCTGGCGTTCAGTTATTATCAGAACAAGCAGTACAATGAGGCCGAACGTACCTGGCAGCGGGCGTTGGATATCAAGGACAACGAGGAGATCCGGGTGAATCTGGCTTTGGCCTACAGGAAGGCGGAGCAAAACGAGCTGGCTTATAAAAGTTTGCTGAAAGCGGTGGAGCTGAATCCAAAGTCCGCCCGCGCGCATTACGAACTGGGCCAGTTGTTGTTTGATGAAGGCGACTACCTGCGGGCGCGTCCGCATCTTCAGGAAGTGATCAACCTGCAGCCGCTGAGTGAGAACGCACGCACCGCGAAAACCATGTTGGATCGCATGAAAATTTCGACTGAGTGA